The following proteins come from a genomic window of Pichia kudriavzevii chromosome 1, complete sequence:
- a CDS encoding uncharacterized protein (PKUD0A06145) produces the protein MTLHQTKLKTNQAENKTMKDKKTLNKESLSVIKKKTTKPVSKKKQRSLAKSAKVMIEKMNNNTTDDDIMNIMMSMETQTDTKAVASGNESDEAEELKKQHGLTSLKSDNLKKDLLNDERTLQKQEQVKNDISEQLKLIDQFTL, from the coding sequence ATGACATTACACCAAACCAAGctgaaaacaaaccaagctgaaaacaaaacaatgaAAGACAAGAAAACATTAAATAAAGAGTCACTATCAGTtattaaaaagaaaacaactAAACCAGTTTCtaagaagaaacaaaggTCGCTTGCCAAAAGTGCAAAGGTCATGATAGAAAAGATGAATAATAATACTACAGATGATGACATTATGAACATCATGATGTCCATGGAGACGCAAACCGACACAAAGGCTGTTGCAAGTGGGAATGAATCAGATGAGGCAGAGGAGCTGAAGAAACAACACGGCCTAACGAGTCTGAAGTCAgacaacttgaaaaaagatCTGCTGAATGACGAACGAACTCTCCAGAAGCAAGAACAAGtcaaaaatgatatttCAGAACAGCTCAAACTTATTGATCAATTCACCCTTTGA
- a CDS encoding uncharacterized protein (PKUD0A06140; similar to Saccharomyces cerevisiae YCL059C (KRR1); ancestral locus Anc_1.6) produces MVSTHKKEKPWDTPDIDKWKIDEFKPEDNASGSAFLEESSFMTLFPKYREEYLKQVWPDVSKALKKHHIECTLNLVEGSMTVKTTKKTFDPVQILNARDLIKLLARSVPFPQAVKILQDDIACEVIKIDGYVSNKERFIKRRQRLIGPSGNTLKALELLTDCYMLVQGNTVAVMGPHLGLKTLRRVIEDCMQNIHPIYHIKELMIKKELAKNPDLANESWDRFLPQFKKRNVQRKKTKQSKEKKEKVYTPFPPQQLPRKVDLAIESGEYFLSKKEKKVKELQEKKQKQDEMKEMKQSERSKDYVAPEEDIRENPLMKKSKKRKHDDYEDENKSKKEKKHKSSSDDE; encoded by the coding sequence ATGGTGTCAACTCataagaaagaaaagcCTTGGGATACCCCAGATATTGACAAGTGGAAAATTGACGAATTTAAGCCTGAGGATAACGCTAGTGGGTCTGCGTTTCTTGAAGAATCGTCATTTATGACACTCTTTCCTAAATACAGAGAGGAATATCTTAAGCAGGTTTGGCCAGATGTCTCCAAAGCTTTGAAGAAGCATCATATTGAATGTACATTGAACCTTGTAGAAGGTTCAATGACTGTCAAGACAACAAAAAAGACATTTGACCCTGTTCAAATCTTAAATGCAAGAGACTTGATCAAATTGTTAGCGAGGTCTGTTCCATTCCCACAAGCGGTGAAGATATTACAAGATGATATTGCCTGTGAGGTTATAAAGATTGATGGGTATGTATCGAATAAGGAAAGATTCATCAAGAGAAGACAAAGACTTATTGGTCCCTCCGGTAACACTCTTAAAGCCTTAGAATTGTTGACTGATTGTTATATGTTAGTCCAAGGTAATACGGTTGCAGTTATGGGGCCACATCTCGGGTTGAAAACCTTGAGGAGAGTTATTGAAGATTGTATGCAAAATATCCATCCGATTTATCACATTAAAGAGCTTATGATCAAGAAGGAATTGGCTAAGAATCCAGATTTAGCTAATGAAAGCTGGGATAGATTCTTGCCACAATTCAAGAAGAGAAATGTTCAACGTAAAAAGACCAAGCAATCtaaggagaagaaagagaaggttTACACTCCGTTCCCACCTCAACAATTACCTCGTAAAGTTGATCTTGCTATTGAATCTGGTGAATATTTCTTGAgcaagaaggaaaagaaggtcAAAGAGCtacaagaaaagaaacaaaaacaagatGAAATGAAGGAGATGAAACAAAGCGAGAGAAGTAAGGACTATGTGGCTCCTGAGGAAGACATTAGAGAGAATccgttgatgaaaaagtcaaagaaaagaaagcatgatgattatgaagatgaaaataaaagtaagaaggaaaaaaagcaTAAGTCATCAAGTGACGATGAATAA
- a CDS encoding uncharacterized protein (PKUD0A06110; similar to Saccharomyces cerevisiae YLR186W (EMG1); ancestral locus Anc_1.64) yields the protein MVSDSKERDSINRSKKHGIKREVPKASLVPVQPKPLSSKDKTTKRLIVVLTQACLETQKVSSSGGPGHDKYVLLNCDDHQGLLRKMGRDISEARPDITHQCLLTLLDSPINKAGKLQVYIQTAKNVLIEINPSVRIPRTFKRFSGLMVQLLHQLSIRSVDSEEKLLKVIKNPITDHLPTKCRKITLSFDAEVVRPQDYINKLDDDESLCVFVGAMARGKDNFADEMIDEKIGLSEYPLSASVACSKMCHGAEDAWNIL from the coding sequence ATGGTTAGCGATTCCAAAGAGAGAGATTCGATCAATagatcaaagaaacacGGAATAAAAAGAGAAGTGCCAAAGGCCTCATTAGTTCCTGTACAGCCGAAACCATTAAGTTCGAAGGACAAGACCACAAAAAGACTCATAGTTGTCCTTACACAAGCATGTTTGGAGACACAAAAGGTGAGTAGTAGTGGTGGGCCAGGTCATGACAAGTACGTATTGCTCAACTGTGACGATCATCAAGGCctattgagaaaaatgGGTCGTGATATCTCTGAGGCAAGACCTGATATTACACACCAATGTCTATTAACATTGTTGGATTCGCCAATAAATAAGGCAGGTAAACTGCAGGTCTATATTCAAACTGCGAAGAACGTGttaattgaaatcaacCCTTCTGTTCGTATTCCTAGAACTTTCAAGAGATTTTCCGGCTTGATGGTCCAATTGTTGCACCAACTATCAATCAGATCTGTTGACTCTGAAGAGAAGCTATTGAAGGTTATTAAAAACCCAATTACTGACCATTTGCCTACAAAATGCCGTAAAATCACACTTTCCTTTGACGCCGAAGTTGTCAGACCACAAGATTATATTAACAAgttggatgatgatgagagTTTGTGCGTTTTTGTAGGTGCCATGGCTAGAGGTAAAGATAATTTTGCAGATGAAATGATTGACgaaaaaattggtttgTCCGAATATCCTTTATCTGCTTCCGTTGCATGTAGTAAGATGTGCCACGGTGCGGAAGATGCTTGGAACATTTTATAG
- a CDS encoding uncharacterized protein (PKUD0A06090; similar to Saccharomyces cerevisiae YDR500C (RPL37B) and YLR185W (RPL37A); ancestral locus Anc_1.62): MGKGTPSLGKKHVKTHSLCKRCGQRSFHNQKKTCASCGYPAAKMRKYNWGAKAKRRRTTGTGRMTYLKYVSRKFKNGFQTEN, translated from the exons atgGGTA AGGGTACTCCATCTTTAGGTAAGAAGCACGTTAAGACCCACTCTTTATGTAAGAGATGTGGTCAAAGATCCTTCCACAACCAAAAGAAGACTTGTGCTTCTTGTGGTTACCCAGCAGCAAAGATGAGAAAGTACAACTGGGGTGCTAAggcaaagagaagaagaactacTGGTACCGGTAGAATGACCTACTTAAAATACGTTTCTAGAAAGTTCAAGAACGGTTTCCAAACTGAAAACTAA
- a CDS encoding uncharacterized protein (PKUD0A06150; similar to Saccharomyces cerevisiae YCL063W (VAC17); ancestral locus Anc_1.4), producing the protein MVLSSQHPEMVLKEHFELKERLNYMNQQIKEKNKLIYNVETRLENLDIFEQHLTSLNLRCEFLDNQILNLENKQMKTTGTEDFNSKIEWRATETTFENLSTEFQYLKDQLSIANELTLTKNISCDETTVPDSSLDQSVSLFSDNTENISIEDAFPSSNSNDNFAIKRKQHTPKPGKQLLKMESFLNFKDESVVHNNDIDNAIPLKGFKINTINDNPLHEDSPRHVTDMVSTRRTKPKLRLFELPSIGEEHVFEKETKEKEEEEDKEDEGKEEEGKEEENKEQEDKEHCDKKDKTETVRESDKHVTDIVEESNFNEPEYHELSIIFDHRSHKRHSSFPELAWNMNIHSPTKESVRHVKSHDFNLGFNLNKVSNRIDTPFECTHDLNADHIMFSSPVFTNMSCYDESDRFDPTLSDVENMYCEMDSDEDYGNENATPLIFKQQSRASLRRAKSHESIFSVMSRSTNRFPMREKNLDLKAQTLKWLKPNNPTVSSSTQPLAAFSQISTSSNAHDNIVNILHSGVNTNTELTEEIRKSGEEHTSQSWINTPKKLFSLPLPIPISASKGHSKGTQNNDEHDSSWITSLIPNSLFTNPEIGKPINQSHSGKKLKGSVQTYRDFGAKTPISNGPSSSLTIDKYGRRIIKHGYGSKFNENVVTSRVSHTALKEALELDFST; encoded by the coding sequence ATGGTATTGTCTTCTCAACACCCAGAAATGGTCCTCAAAGAACATTTCGAATTGAAAGAGCGATTGAATTACATGAATCAGCAAATAAAGGAGAAGAATAAATTAATCTACAATGTCGAGACAAGGCTAGAGAACTTGGATATATTTGAACAGCATCTAACATCACTCAACCTGAGATGCGAGTTTTTAGATAACCAAATACTGAATCTAGAGAAtaaacaaatgaaaacaactGGTACGGAAGatttcaattccaaaatcgAATGGAGAGCCACAGAAACaacatttgaaaacctAAGCACAgaatttcaatatttgaaagacCAACTTAGTATAGCCAACGAATTAACTTTGActaaaaatatttcatgTGATGAAACAACAGTTCCCGACTCTTCTTTGGATCAGAGTGTTTCGTTATTCTCAGACAATACTGAGAACATCTCGATCGAAGACGCTTTTCCTTCATCAAATAGCAATGATAATTTTGCAATTAAACGGAAGCAGCACACTCCAAAGCCCGGTAAGCAACTGCTGAAAATGGAAAGCTTtttaaatttcaaagatgagaGTGTAGTGCATAACAATGATATTGACAATGCAATACCCCTCAAGGGATTCAAAATAAATACGATAAATGACAATCCACTTCATGAAGACAGTCCCCGACATGTGACAGACATGGTGTCAACGAGAAGGACCAAACCAAAGCTTCGACTGTTTGAGTTGCCAAGTATAGGGGAAGAACATGTAttcgaaaaagaaacaaaagaaaaggaagaagaagaggataAAGAAGACGAGggtaaagaagaagagggtaaagaagaagagaataAAGAACAAGAGGACAAGGAACATTGCGACAAAAAGGACAAAACAGAAACTGTAAGGGAATCTGATAAACACGTTACAGACATAGTCGAAGAGTCTAACTTTAATGAGCCAGAGTATCATGAACTTTCAATTATATTTGACCATAGGTCTCATAAAAGACATTCCTCCTTCCCCGAACTAGCTTGGAATATGAACATACATTCTCCAACCAAAGAATCTGTGCGTCACGTTAAATCGCACGACTTCAACCTCGGATTCAACCTCAACAAGGTGAGTAATCGAATTGACACTCCCTTTGAATGCACACATGACTTAAATGCTGACCATATaatgttttcttctcctgTATTCACTAATATGAGTTGCTACGATGAATCTGATCGGTTTGACCCAACGTTGTCagatgttgaaaacatGTATTGTGAAATGGATTCTGATGAGGATTACGGCAATGAGAATGCCACACCTTTAATATTCAAGCAACAATCAAGAGCCTCTTTACGACGAGCCAAATCACATGAGAGTATATTCTCCGTAATGAGTCGTTCAACTAATCGATTTCCAATGAGGGAGAAGAACTTAGATCTAAAAGCACAAACTTTAAAATGGTTGAAACCAAATAACCCCACAGTATCCTCATCTACACAACCTTTGGCTGCCTTTAGTCAGATATCTACTTCTTCCAATGCTCATGATAATATAGTCAATATTTTACATTCTGGTGTTAATACCAACACCGAATTAACAGAAGAAATACGGAAGAGCGGGGAGGAACATACGTCACAGTCATGGATTAATACACCAAAGAAgttattttctttaccaTTACCAATTCCCATTAGTGCATCAAAAGGGCACTCTAAAGGAACGCAAAACAATGATGAACATGATTCATCTTGGATTACCAGCTTGATTCCAAATTCTCTATTCACAAATCCCGAAATAGGGAAACCTATAAATCAGTCACATTCTGGCAAAAAGTTGAAAGGAAGCGTTCAAACTTACAGGGATTTCGGCGCTAAGACCCCAATTTCTAATGgtccttcttcttcactaACAATAGATAAATACGGTCGACGAATTATAAAGCACGGTTATGGCTCCAAGTTTAATGAAAACGTTGTAACCTCTAGAGTTAGTCATACGGCTTTGAAAGAAGCGCTAGAACTCGACTTCTCCACTTAA
- a CDS encoding uncharacterized protein (PKUD0A06120; Pfam Domains: LigB(7.6e-42)) produces the protein MGAYIKTILVAVVVACMSYIYKLNILGKTLVSQVKNITMPASEHFTIKRSPQPLPIFFLSHGGPTFQDKDDPLGGNLGAWKTTRKIGEYIRNKVNPDFIIVVSAHWQTENPDEIEVSTHGEGEAWYTQNGISSRKLRPDENALVYDFYGFPKRFYDSQFHTLANNFLANDIVESINDSDWLQAKTQERGIDHGVFVPFKVAFGDPNIIDSNKLDIDVPVIQVSLPGSDDIEISYRLGEALAKYRDLNAAIIFSGMSVHNLRDFRFALGGDTKARPYAKPFNDLLTEILTSPDKSKVLEKLKQLPRNPEWASIYKGAHPTNEHLLPAIAAAGASRGDKCNLLYSDVSGSLGWNLYSWGDISEF, from the coding sequence ATGGGGGCATATATAAAGACAATTCTGGTTGCAGTTGTAGTTGCGTGCATGTCGTATATCTACAAACTCAATATATTGGGGAAAACACTAGTCAGTCAAGTCAAGAACATCACAATGCCTGCAAGTGAACATTTTACAATAAAAAGGTCGCCGCAGCCATTGCCaatcttctttctctctcaTGGCGGTCCAACATTCCAGGATAAAGACGATCCTCTTGGTGGGAACCTAGGTGCCTGGAAGACAACGAGGAAAATCGGGGAGTACATCAGGAACAAGGTGAATCCCGATTTTATCATTGTTGTTTCAGCTCACTGGCAGACCGAGAACCCAGACGAGATAGAGGTGTCTACCCATGGTGAAGGTGAAGCTTGGTATACACAAAATGGCATTTCATCGAGAAAATTAAGGCCTGATGAAAATGCACTTGTGTATGATTTCTATGGATTCCCTAAGAGATTCTACGATTCTCAATTCCACACACTTGCAAACAACTTCTTGGCAAATGATATCGTCGAATCCATCAATGACTCGGATTGGCTACAGGCGAAAACTCAAGAGAGAGGCATAGACCATGGTGTCTTTGTTCCATTCAAAGTCGCCTTTGGCGACCCCAATATTATTGACTCCAATAAACTCGACATCGATGTCCCTGTTATTCAGGTCTCTCTTCCCGGATCAGACGATATTGAAATTAGCTATAGACTAGGTGAAGCCTTGGCTAAATACAGAGACTTAAATGCCGCTATTATTTTCTCCGGAATGTCTGTACATAACTTGCGTGATTTCAGATTTGCACTCGGCGGTGACACCAAGGCACGTCCATATGCCAAACCTTTCAATGACTTGCTTACAGAGATTCTCACCTCTCCAGATAAATCCAAGGTTCTGGAAAAGTTGAAACAACTACCACGAAACCCGGAATGGGCATCTATATACAAGGGCGCCCATCCAACTAATGAACATTTGCTTCCTGCTATTGCTGCTGCAGGTGCATCCAGAGGAGACAAATGTAACCTTCTCTATAGTGACGTTTCCGGAAGCTTGGGTTGGAACTTGTATAGTTGGGGGGATATTTCAGAATTCTAA
- a CDS encoding uncharacterized protein (PKUD0A06130; similar to Saccharomyces cerevisiae YNL279W (PRM1); ancestral locus Anc_1.65), translating into MHKFTHLSTLNSSDYRRPYLNLRERLTQFFVNPYTVVLALFIIKLFFFLNTLINSLENAKSQTHLLYRAIEQYASNIVSFPHYVTKASNFIIAKSLTATNDGLVKSLQLLLTSSQNLIYFIIELTIGTYACLLTALVDDTAIAALNATEDVIGIANETLQSFAKDLNDGLGDLTDLINNVIDVGEDTGDALKHMFGKTSSTSLSDSSAIQAKLYHVNLTISDMEKWQISGGINDKIEKLKKDIPDFTDVQNFTETVISIPFKEMKRQVGKHLNNTFHVDQMYVAPIKQLDWSDGATKIDFIYTRLIQVAKTTTHVIMGLVGFAICVLLLYQIYLEVSHWRTIQDASQLLAYANESNNDPLTKQKFNIEVVKVMQDRKADVISFFVTEKILRVRNQILINNIRWLVNYAASPYLLSLFLLGSVGLVLTGGEYLILHEMSQIDLEKPSDMVFQKTKTEIYSNVNESLISWTNETNVYLDNFQDTVNENLFAWVDTTATTINNTVTEFDNKMNEAIDVIFKNTPLYDPIEQIVGCVIESKIKKIQAAMTWLAQNAKISLPVLDPKEIIANIDQLQDGEAADSFDENVDELKSKARKILQQTLQFFKDECRMSMYISLCILGVWFLFLLGGIFILILREYRGKNHCEYDNSDSSMEHDSDLSLYTGRSQSKESMKSERSEDSLVRISQLMHSIKDSYVRAKTGYVKTPTESNPRSQKYLGNNYDRCTHMNDAIYSPPESLIMLKRFIQEEDIKNSEKVLQSESNTLDEKDGVFLTPDNFNEGTMSVIGESFASINKARCWTP; encoded by the coding sequence ATGCACAAATTCACCCATTTATCAACACTTAATTCAAGTGATTATAGAAGACCATACTTGAATTTAAGGGAACGATTAACCCAATTTTTTGTGAATCCATACACTGTTGTTCTTGCACTTTTTATAATAaagttgtttttctttttgaatacCCTAATTAACTCTTTAGAAAATGCGAAATCTCAAACACATTTGCTCTATCGAGCAATAGAACAATATGCTTCCAATATAGTTTCATTCCCCCATTATGTTACGAAAGCCTcgaatttcatcattgcAAAGTCTTTAACTGCTACAAATGATGGTTTAGTCAAATCATTACAATTGTTGCTAACTTCATCTCAGAACTTGATTTACTTTATTATCGAGTTAACAATAGGAACATACGCGTGTCTATTGACAGCCTTGGTTGATGACACTGCCATTGCTGCATTAAATGCAACCGAAGATGTCATTGGAATTGCCAATGAAACCTTGCAGAGTTTTGCAAAAGATCTAAATGACGGGCTGGGAGACTTGACTGATCTGATAAACAATGTCATTGATGTAGGAGAAGATACCGGCGATGCATTGAAACACATGTTTGGTAAGACATCCTCAACCTCTTTATCGGATTCAAGTGCAATTCAAGCAAAGTTATATCATGTCAATCTCACTATATCCGACATGGAAAAGTGGCAAATATCCGGGGGCATtaatgataaaattgaaaaattaaagaaggATATACCAGATTTTACAGATGTTCAGAATTTTACTGAAACTGTAATTAGCATCCCGTTCAAGGAAATGAAACGTCAAGTAGGGAAACATTTGAATAATACCTTTCATGTTGATCAAATGTATGTTGCACCGATAAAGCAACTGGATTGGTCGGATGGTGCCacaaaaattgattttatttataCAAGGCTGATCCAAGTTGCCAAGACTACCACCCATGTTATCATGGGTCTCGTAGGGTTTGCTATATGTGTTCTTCTATTGTATCAGATATATTTGGAGGTTAGCCACTGGAGAACGATTCAAGATGCCTCACAACTGCTTGCTTATGCAAATGAATCGAATAATGATCCCTTGACGAAGCAGAAATTCAATATTGAGGTTGTTAAAGTCATGCAAGATCGGAAAGCTGATGTTATTAGTTTTTTTGTCACAGAGAAAATCCTACGTGTtagaaatcaaatattgataaacaACATACGATGGTTGGTTAACTATGCAGCATCGCCATACTTATTATCCCTCTTCTTACTTGGGTCTGTCGGTTTGGTTCTCACTGGAGGTGAGTATCTTATACTTCATGAAATGTCTCAAATAGACTTAGAAAAGCCAAGCGACATGGTTTTccagaaaacaaagacCGAAATTTACTCTAATGTTAATGAATCCCTGATATCATGGACAAATGAAACTAATGTATACCTGGATAACTTCCAGGATACAGTGAATGAAAACCTTTTCGCCTGGGTCGATACAACAGCAACTACAATAAATAATACCGTTactgaatttgataataagATGAACGAGGCAATCGatgtcattttcaaaaataccCCGCTGTACGATCCTATTGAGCAGATTGTTGGCTGTGTTATTGAGTcgaaaataaagaaaattcaaGCAGCAATGACATGGCTGGCACAGAATGCCAAAATCTCACTGCCAGTTCTTGATCCAAAAGAAATCATAGCAAATATAGATCAACTTCAGGATGGGGAAGCAGCTGATTcctttgatgaaaatgtcGATGAATTAAAAAGCAAGGCAAGAAAGATATTACAGCAAACATtacaatttttcaaagatgaatGTCGAATGTCAATGTACATTTCTCTCTGTATACTGGGTGTGTGGTTCCTATTCTTGTTGGGTGGCATCTTTATACTTATTTTAAGAGAATATAGAGGAAAGAATCATTGCGAGTACGATAATTCGGACTCCAGTATGGAACATGACTCTGACTTGTCACTATATACTGGCCGGTCCCAGTCCAAAGAGTCCATGAAAAGTGAAAGATCAGAGGATTCCCTTGTACGGATATCACAATTGATGCATAGTATTAAGGATTCGTATGTTAGGGCCAAGACTGGTTACGtgaaaacaccaacagAATCCAATCCAAGATCACAAAAATACCTGGGGAATAATTACGATCGATGTACTCACATGAATGATGCAATATATAGTCCACCAGAATCgttgataatgttgaagaGATTTATTCAAGAGGAAGatataaaaaattcagAGAAAGTTTTACAATCAGAATCAAACACCTTGGATGAAAAAGATGGGGTTTTTTTAACGCCTGATAACTTTAATGAAGGTACAATGTCCGTCATAGGTGAGAGTTTTGCGTCTATCAACAAGGCGAGATGTTGGACACCATAG
- a CDS encoding uncharacterized protein (PKUD0A06100; similar to Saccharomyces cerevisiae YDR499W (LCD1); ancestral locus Anc_1.63) yields MSDDSFGDDDDFDFDEVVRKAEETQRLLTQQNSRGVTREDATSETNGNMNNGRIQSSKLDNVVYQVKGENAVLRGQIAKLEKEQGEIQDSLRVKYEKMLKDKEEYIRSLTENLNKLKSEYEFAETENRNLMQQNIRSRKIRKIHHDTDSSTPNTSVIESTQNTSYTSNNSNLSTHDTRHDQCLPRDERSGLKVVIMNQAMFFQDEKTHFIESLTKYVVPGLKFSALQYLENITSTFDFDYEDFRIAKNAQSFKSAILKYLINFQDKNRIDHLLEKFILILLAFICETHVNKNSPPQLLPIPFLISLINFALDYRPKAIRDEILSKLTKHIFLMLEKYQGLFKPEFDYLTLPSSRKIHYNSMYDTESDEFIFNDFADKTMHTRILEVFTTVFLMDTLSTISKVASFHVSVFRNSKALSKFWSTIPQQFFINSLLSRKTPIHFIRNTITILSNSINDYDRFAFENIRKTSITNPKTATELTIKIMEQIMQFLTTITSDQIHFQVFGLNDMVGSNHHLKLLELVIIPNGESSSYPRTNSFDVYEENLRARPENLAKQEKQFLITKIEILNLFISFYSNLIMISLPLQTNVKLVKILCQLIGDEQEMIIKAPRSSNNSLRVEAIAQSVKILHHLILQESIVKINEIPNLALREMIIVLLKISSRNIKNYSIDFVKQVRESKYNGILFNGEIEQSELDRYGLWNSILSSDKLPGDEYKKLVENRIQIETDTYNGIEFNYPDETIDLARDIVGSAVTGDEADRLHDSINFVNYDDTANEDEDYQMDI; encoded by the coding sequence ATGTCTGATGATTCGTTTGGAGATGACGATGACTTCGATTTTGACGAGGTTGTGAGAAAAGCTGAAGAAACGCAACGGCTACTTACGCAACAGAACTCCAGAGGTGTCACGAGAGAGGATGCAACTTCGGAAACAAATGGAAACATGAACAACGGACGCATACAGTCGTCAAAGCTAGATAATGTGGTCTATCAAGTAAAGGGTGAAAATGCTGTTTTGAGAGGCCAAATAGCCAAACTAGAGAAGGAACAGGGGGAGATTCAGGATTCATTAAGGGtcaaatatgaaaaaatgcTCAAGGATAAGGAAGAGTATATTCGTTCGTTAACTGAGAACTTGAATAAGCTAAAATCGGAGTACGAATTTGCAGAGACGGAAAATAGAAACTTAATGCAACAGAATATCAGAAGTAGGAAGATAAGGAAGATTCATCATGACACTGACTCATCAACACCAAATACATCTGTGATTGAATCAACCCAGAATACTTCATATACGTCCAACAACTCAAATCTGTCTACTCATGATACACGACATGATCAATGTTTACCTAGAGATGAACGTTCCGGTTTGAAAGTTGTTATTATGAACCAAGCAATGTTTTTTCAAGATGAGAAAACACATTTCATCGAATCTTTAACCAAGTATGTCGTCCCAGGGTTGAAATTTTCTGCGTTACAATATCTTGAGAACATTACATCTACATTTGACTTTGATTACGAAGACTTTCGTATTGCAAAGAATGCACAAAGTTTTAAATCTGCCATCCTGAAATATCTGATTAACTTTCAAGATAAAAATCGTATTGATCATTTGTTAGaaaagtttattttgatcCTTCTTGCCTTTATCTGTGAGACACACGTCAATAAAAATAGTCCACCACAATTGCTTCCTATTCCGTTTTTGATCTCACTGATTAATTTTGCGTTAGATTATAGACCAAAGGCAATTAGGGACGAAATTTTAAGCAAACTAACCAAACACATATTTTTAATGCTTGAAAAGTACCAGGGGTTATTTAAGCCTGAATTTGACTATTTAACATTACCATCTTCGAGGAAAATCCATTATAACAGTATGTATGATACAGAAAGTGatgaatttattttcaatgattttgcaGATAAGACCATGCACACAAGGATCCTAGAAGTTTTCACGACAGTATTTCTTATGGATACCTTGTCGACAATTAGTAAAGTTGCATCATTCCATGTGTCGGTTTTCCGAAATTCCAAAGCATTGTCGAAATTTTGGAGTACGATTCCACAGCAgttttttatcaattccTTGCTATCCAGAAAAACTCCTATTCATTTCATTCGAAatacaataacaatattaTCCAATTCAATAAATGATTATGACAGATTTGCGTTTGAAAATATAAGGAAAACTTCAATAACTAATCCTAAAACAGCTACAGAACTCACTATAAAGATTATGGAGCAAATTATGCAATTTCTAACTACCATTACTAGTGACCAAATTCATTTCCAAGTTTTCGGACTAAATGACATGGTTGGTAGTAACCATCATCTAAAACTATTAGAATTAGTTATTATACCCAATGGGgaatcatcttcatatCCAAGGACCAATTCTTTTGATGTCTATGAAGAAAACTTAAGGGCTAGACCTGAAAACTTGgcaaaacaagaaaaacaatttttAATTACAAAgattgaaattttgaatctgTTTATATCCTtctattcaaatttgatcATGATCTCACTACCTTTACAAACGAATGTAAAGTTGGTAAAAATATTATGTCAGTTAATAGGGGATGAACAAGAGATGATAATCAAGGCTCCCAGAtcttcaaacaattcacTAAGGGTGGAAGCAATTGCGCAATCAGTCAAGATTCTTCACCATCTAATTTTACAAGAAAGTATTGTCAAAATTAATGAGATTCCCAATCTAGCGCTACGGGAGATGATTATCgttttgttgaagatttcatCGAGGAATATCAAAAACTATTCCATCGACTTTGTTAAGCAGGTAAGAGAGTCCAAATATAACGGTATTTTATTTAACGGGGAAATCGAGCAGAGCGAATTGGATAGATATGGGTTGTGGAATTCCATACTATCTTCTGATAAGTTACCAGGGGACGAATATAAAAAGCTAGTCGAGAATCGTATACAGATTGAAACAGATACATATAATGGGATTGAATTTAATTATCCTGATGAAACAATTGATTTAGCACGAGACATAGTTGGTTCCGCAGTCACTGGAGATGAAGCAGACCGATTACATGACAGTATAAACTTTGTAAATTACGACGACACTGCCAACGAAGACGAAGACTACCAAATGGACATTTAG